In one window of Sandaracinaceae bacterium DNA:
- a CDS encoding GNAT family N-acetyltransferase, with protein MENKQPSLAPLSPTPRSTLHRGAARAVSERRALYDLLDACLVVHVASPAPVVLPMAFARVGDTLYLHGAIGNALLRGARAEDVEVCVNATVVDGMVLARSALHHSMNYRSAVIFGRLREVEDEDEKRSALDGVVDHVLPGRSRECRPANPVELRTTRVVSLSLAEASVKLRAAGPVDSDDDLPLPHWAGVLPFTQTTLRPLPDSVHPIPNPEPPPSVVRARLLWAPRLEPFLEHPGVRFSGVAAELDLPRLLGWLRDESYWATDITADRLVRAVVGSYTMAAYVPDGTMVAFGRVVTDGATLAWLADVFVATPYRGRGIGRALVANLVDHPELAGLRRTMLGTRDAHALYASMGFAPTPSGIMMQRPAPPSP; from the coding sequence ATGGAAAACAAGCAACCCTCGCTGGCCCCGCTCTCTCCCACACCGCGCAGCACCCTGCACCGCGGCGCGGCGCGTGCCGTGAGTGAGCGTCGCGCGCTGTACGACCTGCTCGACGCGTGCCTCGTGGTCCACGTGGCCTCGCCTGCTCCCGTGGTGTTGCCCATGGCGTTTGCGCGCGTGGGCGACACGCTCTACCTGCACGGCGCCATTGGCAACGCCCTCTTGCGCGGCGCGCGCGCGGAGGACGTGGAGGTGTGCGTCAACGCCACCGTCGTCGACGGCATGGTGCTGGCGCGCTCCGCGCTGCACCACTCCATGAACTACCGCAGCGCCGTCATCTTCGGTCGCCTGCGGGAGGTGGAGGACGAGGACGAGAAGCGCAGCGCGCTCGACGGCGTCGTGGACCACGTGTTGCCGGGGCGCAGTCGTGAGTGTCGGCCTGCCAACCCGGTGGAGCTGCGCACCACGCGCGTCGTTTCGCTGTCGCTGGCCGAGGCCTCCGTGAAGCTGCGCGCCGCGGGTCCCGTGGACAGCGACGACGACCTGCCGCTGCCCCACTGGGCGGGCGTGCTGCCGTTCACGCAGACCACGCTGCGCCCGTTGCCGGACAGCGTGCACCCCATCCCGAACCCCGAGCCACCCCCCTCGGTGGTCCGCGCACGCCTCCTCTGGGCCCCACGCCTGGAACCGTTCCTCGAGCACCCGGGCGTTCGTTTCTCGGGGGTCGCGGCCGAGCTCGACCTCCCGCGCTTGCTGGGCTGGCTGCGCGACGAGAGCTACTGGGCCACGGACATCACCGCGGACAGGCTCGTGCGCGCCGTCGTGGGCTCCTACACGATGGCCGCCTACGTCCCCGACGGCACCATGGTGGCCTTCGGTCGCGTCGTGACCGACGGCGCCACCCTGGCCTGGCTGGCGGACGTCTTCGTCGCCACCCCCTACCGAGGCCGAGGCATCGGCCGCGCCCTCGTCGCGAACCTCGTCGACCACCCCGAGCTCGCCGGCCTCCGCCGCACCATGCTCGGCACCCGCGACGCCCACGCCCTCTACGCCTCCATGGGCTTCGCCCCCACCCCCTCCGGCATCATGATGCAGCGCCCCGCCCCCCCATCCCCGTAG